A single Vespula vulgaris chromosome 3, iyVesVulg1.1, whole genome shotgun sequence DNA region contains:
- the LOC127062242 gene encoding solute carrier family 35 member E2A-like isoform X1: protein MENHSVRINYAQSVPHDTEELSMVHESHGKQYAEHVKKREEIVILTNDVKGGLFNPRALLFLTLWYVFSGCTLFLNKYILSYMEGNPTILGACQMLMTAICGFIQMYFPCGMYKASSRLMRPPGFYKHMILVGCTRFTTVVLGLVSLNYVAVSFTETIKSSAPLFTVLISRYLLGEHTGLYVNLSLIPVMGGLALCSVNEISFDLRGFIAAMATNMTECLQNVYSKMLISGDNFKYTYISIYPVTYNSRPAELQFYTSLASVVVQIPVSILLVDLPALEHSLSFKIFAAFLLNGVFFHFQSITAYVLMDYISPVTHSVANTAKRAFLIWLSVLLFNNSVTGLSALGTCAVIAGVLLYNQAQEYDRIKTAKLRHTSKINLQ, encoded by the exons ATGGAAAATCATTCCGTTCGTATTAATTACGCGCAAAGTGTCCCTCACGACACGGAAGAATTGTCGATGGTGCATGAAAGTCACGGGAAACAATACGCGGAACATGTTAAAAAACGAGAGGAAATAGTTATATTGACGAACGATGTAAAGGGTGGTTTATTTAATCCAAGGGCGTTATTATTCCTAACGTTGTGGTACGTCTTCAGTGGCTGTACGTTATTTTTAAACAAGTACATATTGTCGTACATGGAAGGCAATCCAACTATTTTGG GTGCCTGTCAAATGTTAATGACAGCAATTTGTGGatttatacaaatgtattttcCCTGCGGTATGTATAAGGCTAGTTCGCGTTTAATGCGACCACCGGGTTTCTATAAACATATGATATTGGTTGGATGTACAAGGTTCACGACCGTAGTTTTAGGATTAGTATCGCTCAATTACGTGGCGGTAAGCTTTACAGAAACTATTAAGAGTAGCGCACCACTTTTTACCGTCCTTATTAGCAGATATTTATTAG GAGAACACACTGgattatatgtaaatttatctttaatcCCCGTAATGGGTGGTCTGGCTTTATGCTCGGTAAATGAAATTAGTTTCGATTTACGAGGATTTATCGCTGCTATGGCCACAAACATGACCGAGTGTCTTCAAAATGTTTATTCAAAAATGTTGATTAGCGGAGACAATTTCAAATATAC atatattagcATTTATCCAGTCACATATAATTCTAGACCAGCagaattacaattttatacaaGTTTAGCATCGGTCGTGGTACAAATACCAGTGTCAATTCTATTAGTAGATTTGCCAGCTCTTGAGCATTCCCTAAGTTTTAAGATATTTGCGGCATTTCTCTTGAATGGCGTGTTCTTCCATTTTCAAAGTATTACGGCGTACGTACTTATGGACTATATCAGTCCTGTAACACACAG TGTTGCCAATACAGCAAAAAGAGCTTTTCTAATATGGCTCTCGGTTTTACTGTTCAATAACTCGGTAACCGGTTTATCGGCCCTTGGAACTTGTGCCGTAATAGCTGGTGTATTATTATACAACCAAGCGCAAGAATATGATAGAATTAAAACTGCTAAATTACGACATActtcgaaaattaatttacagtaa
- the LOC127062242 gene encoding solute carrier family 35 member E2A-like isoform X2 yields the protein MENHSVRINYAQSVPHDTEELSMVHESHGKQYAEHVKKREEIVILTNDVKGGLFNPRALLFLTLWYVFSGCTLFLNKYILSYMEGNPTILGACQMLMTAICGFIQMYFPCGMYKASSRLMRPPGFYKHMILVGCTRFTTVVLGLVSLNYVAVSFTETIKSSAPLFTVLISRYLLGEHTGLYVNLSLIPVMGGLALCSVNEISFDLRGFIAAMATNMTECLQNVYSKMLISGDNFKYTPAELQFYTSLASVVVQIPVSILLVDLPALEHSLSFKIFAAFLLNGVFFHFQSITAYVLMDYISPVTHSVANTAKRAFLIWLSVLLFNNSVTGLSALGTCAVIAGVLLYNQAQEYDRIKTAKLRHTSKINLQ from the exons ATGGAAAATCATTCCGTTCGTATTAATTACGCGCAAAGTGTCCCTCACGACACGGAAGAATTGTCGATGGTGCATGAAAGTCACGGGAAACAATACGCGGAACATGTTAAAAAACGAGAGGAAATAGTTATATTGACGAACGATGTAAAGGGTGGTTTATTTAATCCAAGGGCGTTATTATTCCTAACGTTGTGGTACGTCTTCAGTGGCTGTACGTTATTTTTAAACAAGTACATATTGTCGTACATGGAAGGCAATCCAACTATTTTGG GTGCCTGTCAAATGTTAATGACAGCAATTTGTGGatttatacaaatgtattttcCCTGCGGTATGTATAAGGCTAGTTCGCGTTTAATGCGACCACCGGGTTTCTATAAACATATGATATTGGTTGGATGTACAAGGTTCACGACCGTAGTTTTAGGATTAGTATCGCTCAATTACGTGGCGGTAAGCTTTACAGAAACTATTAAGAGTAGCGCACCACTTTTTACCGTCCTTATTAGCAGATATTTATTAG GAGAACACACTGgattatatgtaaatttatctttaatcCCCGTAATGGGTGGTCTGGCTTTATGCTCGGTAAATGAAATTAGTTTCGATTTACGAGGATTTATCGCTGCTATGGCCACAAACATGACCGAGTGTCTTCAAAATGTTTATTCAAAAATGTTGATTAGCGGAGACAATTTCAAATATAC ACCAGCagaattacaattttatacaaGTTTAGCATCGGTCGTGGTACAAATACCAGTGTCAATTCTATTAGTAGATTTGCCAGCTCTTGAGCATTCCCTAAGTTTTAAGATATTTGCGGCATTTCTCTTGAATGGCGTGTTCTTCCATTTTCAAAGTATTACGGCGTACGTACTTATGGACTATATCAGTCCTGTAACACACAG TGTTGCCAATACAGCAAAAAGAGCTTTTCTAATATGGCTCTCGGTTTTACTGTTCAATAACTCGGTAACCGGTTTATCGGCCCTTGGAACTTGTGCCGTAATAGCTGGTGTATTATTATACAACCAAGCGCAAGAATATGATAGAATTAAAACTGCTAAATTACGACATActtcgaaaattaatttacagtaa
- the LOC127062234 gene encoding prenylcysteine oxidase 1-like isoform X2 → MSYDRMLIGEIKINFLSKDKIDLYEANKIGGRLATIKIDDNEYEAGGSIIHQENKYMQEFLHLLGMEHRPTREQRFGIWDGTEVVFQESDSKIFTLIKLIYRYGIQPFRLNSYIGSVLADFNKIYHLQNEGRSFVNVTSMLTAINEKFPKLLQVSVKDHLLNLGYAEKLIDELVEAPLLVDYGQTTSVHSFVGCVTLAATIGDLWAVKGGNKKVPEHLIYRNVNVNVVSSYVKKIRYLNEDDFPIYEVQYSNIDDVNNVMKNHYDIVILATPLTEDQKMQITFEEFPADGLTFSGEYQTTVATFVKGDLNPNYFGLEEELDSVLSCDSNAQIHSVGKVDTVEGPTKIDSKIWKIFSNASLPLNVLHNFFLNIEEVKEVAWKAYPRYSTNIRLDKFKLYDGLYHVNAIEWIASAMEMSAIGGRNVAILAHREFLQRFSNEPNRSDIRKDKYKVEL, encoded by the exons ATGAGCTACGATCGGATGCTTATCGgcgaaatcaaaataaattttctttccaaagaTAAG ATTGACCTCTACGAAGCTAATAAGATTGGTGGTCGTTTGgcaacgataaaaattgacGACAACGAATACGAGGCCGGAGGTTCGATTATTCATCAAGAGAACAAATACATGCAAGAATTTCTACATTTGCTCG GAATGGAACATAGACCCACCAGAGAGCAAAGATTTGGTATATGGGACGGCACGGAAGTCGTATTCCAAGAAAGCGATTCCAAAATATTCACTTTgatcaaattaatatatagatatggcATACAGCCGTTTAGGCTTAACAG TTATATAGGTTCTGTACTAGccgatttcaataaaatttatcaccTGCAAAACGAGGGTCGTTCTTTCGTCAACGTGACCTCTATGCTGACGGCCATAAACGAGAAGTTTCCGAAGCTATTGCAAGTGTCCGTTAAAGATCACCTTTTAAACTTGGGCTATGCGGAAAAATTGATCGACGAGTTGGTCGAAGCTCCTTTGTTGGTAGATTACGGACAAACAACGAGCGTACACAGTTTCGTCGGTTGCGTAACGCTTGCTGCGACCATTGGAGATCTATGGGCAGTTAAAGGaggaaataagaaa GTGCCCGAACACTTGATATATAGAAACGTCAACGTCAATGTAGTGTCTTCTTACGTTAAGAAGATCCGTTATCTAAACGAGGATGATTTTCCCATTTACGAAGTACAATATTCGAACATAG ATGACGTAAACAACGTTATGAAAAATCACTATGACATAGTCATTCTGGCGACCCCATTAACGGAAGATCAGAAAATGCAGATTACGTTCGAAGAATTCCCTGCGGATGGTTTAACATTTTCAGGCGAATATCAGACGACTGTTGCGACCTTCGTGAAAGGAGATTTGAATCCAAATTATTTTGGACTCGAAGAAGAATTAGATAGCGTATTAAGTTGCGATTCTAACGCGCAAATTCATTCCGTTGGAAAAGTAGACACGGTCGAAGGTCCGACTAAAATTGATTCGAAAATATGGAAGATCTTTAGCAATGCCTCCTTACCCTTAAACGTTTTACACAACTTTTTTCTCAAT ATCGAAGAAGTCAAGGAAGTCGCTTGGAAAGCCTACCCACGATATTCTACAAACATACGATTAGATAAATTTAAACTTTACGATGGCCTTTATCATGTCAATGCCATCGAATGGATAGCCAGTGCGATGGAGATGAGTGCGATAGGTGGAAGAAACGTAGCGATTTTAGCCCATCGTGAATTTTTACAGAGGTTCTCGAACGAACCAAATAGATCCGATATACGGAAGGATAAATATAAAGTAGAGCTTTAA
- the LOC127062234 gene encoding prenylcysteine oxidase 1-like isoform X4 → MRSLRKYKHQKLIDLYEANKIGGRLATIKIDDNEYEAGGSIIHQENKYMQEFLHLLGMEHRPTREQRFGIWDGTEVVFQESDSKIFTLIKLIYRYGIQPFRLNSYIGSVLADFNKIYHLQNEGRSFVNVTSMLTAINEKFPKLLQVSVKDHLLNLGYAEKLIDELVEAPLLVDYGQTTSVHSFVGCVTLAATIGDLWAVKGGNKKVPEHLIYRNVNVNVVSSYVKKIRYLNEDDFPIYEVQYSNIDDVNNVMKNHYDIVILATPLTEDQKMQITFEEFPADGLTFSGEYQTTVATFVKGDLNPNYFGLEEELDSVLSCDSNAQIHSVGKVDTVEGPTKIDSKIWKIFSNASLPLNVLHNFFLNIEEVKEVAWKAYPRYSTNIRLDKFKLYDGLYHVNAIEWIASAMEMSAIGGRNVAILAHREFLQRFSNEPNRSDIRKDKYKVEL, encoded by the exons ATGCGTTCTCTTCGAAAATACAAACACCAAAAATTG ATTGACCTCTACGAAGCTAATAAGATTGGTGGTCGTTTGgcaacgataaaaattgacGACAACGAATACGAGGCCGGAGGTTCGATTATTCATCAAGAGAACAAATACATGCAAGAATTTCTACATTTGCTCG GAATGGAACATAGACCCACCAGAGAGCAAAGATTTGGTATATGGGACGGCACGGAAGTCGTATTCCAAGAAAGCGATTCCAAAATATTCACTTTgatcaaattaatatatagatatggcATACAGCCGTTTAGGCTTAACAG TTATATAGGTTCTGTACTAGccgatttcaataaaatttatcaccTGCAAAACGAGGGTCGTTCTTTCGTCAACGTGACCTCTATGCTGACGGCCATAAACGAGAAGTTTCCGAAGCTATTGCAAGTGTCCGTTAAAGATCACCTTTTAAACTTGGGCTATGCGGAAAAATTGATCGACGAGTTGGTCGAAGCTCCTTTGTTGGTAGATTACGGACAAACAACGAGCGTACACAGTTTCGTCGGTTGCGTAACGCTTGCTGCGACCATTGGAGATCTATGGGCAGTTAAAGGaggaaataagaaa GTGCCCGAACACTTGATATATAGAAACGTCAACGTCAATGTAGTGTCTTCTTACGTTAAGAAGATCCGTTATCTAAACGAGGATGATTTTCCCATTTACGAAGTACAATATTCGAACATAG ATGACGTAAACAACGTTATGAAAAATCACTATGACATAGTCATTCTGGCGACCCCATTAACGGAAGATCAGAAAATGCAGATTACGTTCGAAGAATTCCCTGCGGATGGTTTAACATTTTCAGGCGAATATCAGACGACTGTTGCGACCTTCGTGAAAGGAGATTTGAATCCAAATTATTTTGGACTCGAAGAAGAATTAGATAGCGTATTAAGTTGCGATTCTAACGCGCAAATTCATTCCGTTGGAAAAGTAGACACGGTCGAAGGTCCGACTAAAATTGATTCGAAAATATGGAAGATCTTTAGCAATGCCTCCTTACCCTTAAACGTTTTACACAACTTTTTTCTCAAT ATCGAAGAAGTCAAGGAAGTCGCTTGGAAAGCCTACCCACGATATTCTACAAACATACGATTAGATAAATTTAAACTTTACGATGGCCTTTATCATGTCAATGCCATCGAATGGATAGCCAGTGCGATGGAGATGAGTGCGATAGGTGGAAGAAACGTAGCGATTTTAGCCCATCGTGAATTTTTACAGAGGTTCTCGAACGAACCAAATAGATCCGATATACGGAAGGATAAATATAAAGTAGAGCTTTAA
- the LOC127062234 gene encoding prenylcysteine oxidase 1-like isoform X5: protein MYIDLYEANKIGGRLATIKIDDNEYEAGGSIIHQENKYMQEFLHLLGMEHRPTREQRFGIWDGTEVVFQESDSKIFTLIKLIYRYGIQPFRLNSYIGSVLADFNKIYHLQNEGRSFVNVTSMLTAINEKFPKLLQVSVKDHLLNLGYAEKLIDELVEAPLLVDYGQTTSVHSFVGCVTLAATIGDLWAVKGGNKKVPEHLIYRNVNVNVVSSYVKKIRYLNEDDFPIYEVQYSNIDDVNNVMKNHYDIVILATPLTEDQKMQITFEEFPADGLTFSGEYQTTVATFVKGDLNPNYFGLEEELDSVLSCDSNAQIHSVGKVDTVEGPTKIDSKIWKIFSNASLPLNVLHNFFLNIEEVKEVAWKAYPRYSTNIRLDKFKLYDGLYHVNAIEWIASAMEMSAIGGRNVAILAHREFLQRFSNEPNRSDIRKDKYKVEL, encoded by the exons atgtac ATTGACCTCTACGAAGCTAATAAGATTGGTGGTCGTTTGgcaacgataaaaattgacGACAACGAATACGAGGCCGGAGGTTCGATTATTCATCAAGAGAACAAATACATGCAAGAATTTCTACATTTGCTCG GAATGGAACATAGACCCACCAGAGAGCAAAGATTTGGTATATGGGACGGCACGGAAGTCGTATTCCAAGAAAGCGATTCCAAAATATTCACTTTgatcaaattaatatatagatatggcATACAGCCGTTTAGGCTTAACAG TTATATAGGTTCTGTACTAGccgatttcaataaaatttatcaccTGCAAAACGAGGGTCGTTCTTTCGTCAACGTGACCTCTATGCTGACGGCCATAAACGAGAAGTTTCCGAAGCTATTGCAAGTGTCCGTTAAAGATCACCTTTTAAACTTGGGCTATGCGGAAAAATTGATCGACGAGTTGGTCGAAGCTCCTTTGTTGGTAGATTACGGACAAACAACGAGCGTACACAGTTTCGTCGGTTGCGTAACGCTTGCTGCGACCATTGGAGATCTATGGGCAGTTAAAGGaggaaataagaaa GTGCCCGAACACTTGATATATAGAAACGTCAACGTCAATGTAGTGTCTTCTTACGTTAAGAAGATCCGTTATCTAAACGAGGATGATTTTCCCATTTACGAAGTACAATATTCGAACATAG ATGACGTAAACAACGTTATGAAAAATCACTATGACATAGTCATTCTGGCGACCCCATTAACGGAAGATCAGAAAATGCAGATTACGTTCGAAGAATTCCCTGCGGATGGTTTAACATTTTCAGGCGAATATCAGACGACTGTTGCGACCTTCGTGAAAGGAGATTTGAATCCAAATTATTTTGGACTCGAAGAAGAATTAGATAGCGTATTAAGTTGCGATTCTAACGCGCAAATTCATTCCGTTGGAAAAGTAGACACGGTCGAAGGTCCGACTAAAATTGATTCGAAAATATGGAAGATCTTTAGCAATGCCTCCTTACCCTTAAACGTTTTACACAACTTTTTTCTCAAT ATCGAAGAAGTCAAGGAAGTCGCTTGGAAAGCCTACCCACGATATTCTACAAACATACGATTAGATAAATTTAAACTTTACGATGGCCTTTATCATGTCAATGCCATCGAATGGATAGCCAGTGCGATGGAGATGAGTGCGATAGGTGGAAGAAACGTAGCGATTTTAGCCCATCGTGAATTTTTACAGAGGTTCTCGAACGAACCAAATAGATCCGATATACGGAAGGATAAATATAAAGTAGAGCTTTAA
- the LOC127062234 gene encoding prenylcysteine oxidase 1-like isoform X1 has product MHRYFLLLLASFLLKHAFSSKIQTPKIAVIGGGIGAASTTHFLTELFNNDLKIDLYEANKIGGRLATIKIDDNEYEAGGSIIHQENKYMQEFLHLLGMEHRPTREQRFGIWDGTEVVFQESDSKIFTLIKLIYRYGIQPFRLNSYIGSVLADFNKIYHLQNEGRSFVNVTSMLTAINEKFPKLLQVSVKDHLLNLGYAEKLIDELVEAPLLVDYGQTTSVHSFVGCVTLAATIGDLWAVKGGNKKVPEHLIYRNVNVNVVSSYVKKIRYLNEDDFPIYEVQYSNIDDVNNVMKNHYDIVILATPLTEDQKMQITFEEFPADGLTFSGEYQTTVATFVKGDLNPNYFGLEEELDSVLSCDSNAQIHSVGKVDTVEGPTKIDSKIWKIFSNASLPLNVLHNFFLNIEEVKEVAWKAYPRYSTNIRLDKFKLYDGLYHVNAIEWIASAMEMSAIGGRNVAILAHREFLQRFSNEPNRSDIRKDKYKVEL; this is encoded by the exons ATGCATCGTTATTTTCTGCTACTGCTAGCAAGTTTTCTATTGAAACATGCGTTCTCTTCGAAAATACAAACACCAAAAATTG CCGTTATTGGTGGAGGTATAGGAGCCGCTTCGACCACGCATTTTCTCActgaattatttaacaatgacTTAAAGATTGACCTCTACGAAGCTAATAAGATTGGTGGTCGTTTGgcaacgataaaaattgacGACAACGAATACGAGGCCGGAGGTTCGATTATTCATCAAGAGAACAAATACATGCAAGAATTTCTACATTTGCTCG GAATGGAACATAGACCCACCAGAGAGCAAAGATTTGGTATATGGGACGGCACGGAAGTCGTATTCCAAGAAAGCGATTCCAAAATATTCACTTTgatcaaattaatatatagatatggcATACAGCCGTTTAGGCTTAACAG TTATATAGGTTCTGTACTAGccgatttcaataaaatttatcaccTGCAAAACGAGGGTCGTTCTTTCGTCAACGTGACCTCTATGCTGACGGCCATAAACGAGAAGTTTCCGAAGCTATTGCAAGTGTCCGTTAAAGATCACCTTTTAAACTTGGGCTATGCGGAAAAATTGATCGACGAGTTGGTCGAAGCTCCTTTGTTGGTAGATTACGGACAAACAACGAGCGTACACAGTTTCGTCGGTTGCGTAACGCTTGCTGCGACCATTGGAGATCTATGGGCAGTTAAAGGaggaaataagaaa GTGCCCGAACACTTGATATATAGAAACGTCAACGTCAATGTAGTGTCTTCTTACGTTAAGAAGATCCGTTATCTAAACGAGGATGATTTTCCCATTTACGAAGTACAATATTCGAACATAG ATGACGTAAACAACGTTATGAAAAATCACTATGACATAGTCATTCTGGCGACCCCATTAACGGAAGATCAGAAAATGCAGATTACGTTCGAAGAATTCCCTGCGGATGGTTTAACATTTTCAGGCGAATATCAGACGACTGTTGCGACCTTCGTGAAAGGAGATTTGAATCCAAATTATTTTGGACTCGAAGAAGAATTAGATAGCGTATTAAGTTGCGATTCTAACGCGCAAATTCATTCCGTTGGAAAAGTAGACACGGTCGAAGGTCCGACTAAAATTGATTCGAAAATATGGAAGATCTTTAGCAATGCCTCCTTACCCTTAAACGTTTTACACAACTTTTTTCTCAAT ATCGAAGAAGTCAAGGAAGTCGCTTGGAAAGCCTACCCACGATATTCTACAAACATACGATTAGATAAATTTAAACTTTACGATGGCCTTTATCATGTCAATGCCATCGAATGGATAGCCAGTGCGATGGAGATGAGTGCGATAGGTGGAAGAAACGTAGCGATTTTAGCCCATCGTGAATTTTTACAGAGGTTCTCGAACGAACCAAATAGATCCGATATACGGAAGGATAAATATAAAGTAGAGCTTTAA
- the LOC127062234 gene encoding prenylcysteine oxidase 1-like isoform X3, whose protein sequence is MPALGRRPAPRRGYIDLYEANKIGGRLATIKIDDNEYEAGGSIIHQENKYMQEFLHLLGMEHRPTREQRFGIWDGTEVVFQESDSKIFTLIKLIYRYGIQPFRLNSYIGSVLADFNKIYHLQNEGRSFVNVTSMLTAINEKFPKLLQVSVKDHLLNLGYAEKLIDELVEAPLLVDYGQTTSVHSFVGCVTLAATIGDLWAVKGGNKKVPEHLIYRNVNVNVVSSYVKKIRYLNEDDFPIYEVQYSNIDDVNNVMKNHYDIVILATPLTEDQKMQITFEEFPADGLTFSGEYQTTVATFVKGDLNPNYFGLEEELDSVLSCDSNAQIHSVGKVDTVEGPTKIDSKIWKIFSNASLPLNVLHNFFLNIEEVKEVAWKAYPRYSTNIRLDKFKLYDGLYHVNAIEWIASAMEMSAIGGRNVAILAHREFLQRFSNEPNRSDIRKDKYKVEL, encoded by the exons ATGCCGGCGCTCGGGAGACGGCCGGCTCCACGCCGAggatat ATTGACCTCTACGAAGCTAATAAGATTGGTGGTCGTTTGgcaacgataaaaattgacGACAACGAATACGAGGCCGGAGGTTCGATTATTCATCAAGAGAACAAATACATGCAAGAATTTCTACATTTGCTCG GAATGGAACATAGACCCACCAGAGAGCAAAGATTTGGTATATGGGACGGCACGGAAGTCGTATTCCAAGAAAGCGATTCCAAAATATTCACTTTgatcaaattaatatatagatatggcATACAGCCGTTTAGGCTTAACAG TTATATAGGTTCTGTACTAGccgatttcaataaaatttatcaccTGCAAAACGAGGGTCGTTCTTTCGTCAACGTGACCTCTATGCTGACGGCCATAAACGAGAAGTTTCCGAAGCTATTGCAAGTGTCCGTTAAAGATCACCTTTTAAACTTGGGCTATGCGGAAAAATTGATCGACGAGTTGGTCGAAGCTCCTTTGTTGGTAGATTACGGACAAACAACGAGCGTACACAGTTTCGTCGGTTGCGTAACGCTTGCTGCGACCATTGGAGATCTATGGGCAGTTAAAGGaggaaataagaaa GTGCCCGAACACTTGATATATAGAAACGTCAACGTCAATGTAGTGTCTTCTTACGTTAAGAAGATCCGTTATCTAAACGAGGATGATTTTCCCATTTACGAAGTACAATATTCGAACATAG ATGACGTAAACAACGTTATGAAAAATCACTATGACATAGTCATTCTGGCGACCCCATTAACGGAAGATCAGAAAATGCAGATTACGTTCGAAGAATTCCCTGCGGATGGTTTAACATTTTCAGGCGAATATCAGACGACTGTTGCGACCTTCGTGAAAGGAGATTTGAATCCAAATTATTTTGGACTCGAAGAAGAATTAGATAGCGTATTAAGTTGCGATTCTAACGCGCAAATTCATTCCGTTGGAAAAGTAGACACGGTCGAAGGTCCGACTAAAATTGATTCGAAAATATGGAAGATCTTTAGCAATGCCTCCTTACCCTTAAACGTTTTACACAACTTTTTTCTCAAT ATCGAAGAAGTCAAGGAAGTCGCTTGGAAAGCCTACCCACGATATTCTACAAACATACGATTAGATAAATTTAAACTTTACGATGGCCTTTATCATGTCAATGCCATCGAATGGATAGCCAGTGCGATGGAGATGAGTGCGATAGGTGGAAGAAACGTAGCGATTTTAGCCCATCGTGAATTTTTACAGAGGTTCTCGAACGAACCAAATAGATCCGATATACGGAAGGATAAATATAAAGTAGAGCTTTAA